The genomic window AGCTACCGAACTGTTCCAAATGACAGAATCATGATAATCTAACATATGATCCTGAACTAGATTCTGAAGCTGCAAAAAAAATATCAGTGGAGCAACTGAAAGTGAGATAGGGGCTGTAGATTAAATGAAAGCATCCTATCAATGTTAAATTCCTGAATTTGATAACTGTACTTAGTATGTTTGTTCTTATGAAGTGCATATGTAACATTAAAGGTGAAAAGGTATGTCTGCAATGTATTCTCGAattggccaagaaaaaaaaatataacaagagATAGAAAATGGTAAACCGAACacgagaaacattaaaaatgaagtcaAATGGAGAACATATGCTTCTTCGTCTTAAAATTCTCAGAACATATACCTATATgtgcatgtaaatatatatatttctaggatATATAACTAGAAGTCTCTTGTTCCCCCATGTAAGGGAAGTAGAAACTAAAATGTGGTAGGCAGTTGCCATTAGGGTAAAAGGGTTAAGTCTCTCTTTTCTCAACCTTCTGTGCCACTCCACAGAGAAAACAGTACTAATTGCTCTCAGATGTTTTTGGTATGTGCACACAAGCTTATGGACATGTGTAATTCTTCACATCACTTTTTCATTTCACATTCATATTCTATGAATGAATGTACATAAAGGTATTCTATTGGTATTTAAGCTATTTCTACTACgcatattttaaatacaatctgagatttaagaaatacattatttcatcatttttacatttcctttgaTAAAAGCTGTTTGGCCTTAATTCTGTCAtcttatagtttgtttttatgccttatttttttttaatgtttatttatttttgacagagagagagagagagacagaccgggagcgggggaggggcagagagagagggagacacagaatccgaagcaggctccaggctctgagctgtcagcacagcctgacgcagggctcagactcacagaccgtgagatcgggacctgagccaaaatcagatgttcaaccgactgagccacccaggcgcctctttttatgccttattaaaaaaaaatattttaaaatatttttatttaaattattttttaaatgttttatttttgagaaagagaatgcaagtggggcaggggcagagagagaggaagacagaggatctgaagaaggctctgtgctgacagcaggaagccttatatggggctcgaactcacggactatgagatcatgacctgagctttagtcagacactcaatggactgagccacccagtctcctctaaaaaatagtttatgctcatgttttgttttgggattttccttctcacttaaaacttttattcaattaaaaaatatatatatttactttgagggtagggagggacagagagaggagagagagaatcccaagcaggcttcgtgctctcagcacagaggctgatgtggggctcaatcttatgaatcctgagatcatgacctgagctgaaaccaagttaggacacttaaccaactgagccatccaggtgccccaacatttattcAACTTATGGCAGTCATATTATTATTTCAACAATATGAAGACTTATAATACTTATCATCTATTCTGAGGTGTAACATTAACAAAAATCTTCATAGAAGAACCTGAGTCTGGCCAGTAGGTCATTTATGGAAGGAAGTTATGCAAGACACGAATGTGAAATGTGAGTTGTGGAAGTCAAGATCCCAGCTGATACCTGAGAAATGTACTTTCCCAAAGTCGACCAACCCAATTTTTAACGGATCTGGGCTGCTCTTTAACTTGATCCTATTATGGGCCCCTTGTGTTGATTTAATGAAAAATCCCTAATTGATTAAAATGTGAGAAGATACTTCTTGCTCTCAGagcttttttattatattttgtatcaCCTTTGTGATCTTTCGGGATAACAACGTATCCTAGAAAAACACTGTGTTAAAAACCTTACAGATAaattaaatggttaaaattttaaatattttccgcaataattttaaagcaaatagaAATGTAGTATCTACACCATGTGTATCATGTTCTCTCTCCTGCATATTTTATAGTGATATGTATGTTCACATACTGCACTTGGCGCTAGGGAGTATGATTTTGGTTTCCCACAGAAGGCTGCAGGCTTCAAAAGCAGAAGTCCAAAACCTTTGAAGGCAGCATAAGAAAAATCTTTGTCTGAACCTCAACGTAGTCTTTTAGCAGtctatgttatatataaaaaaagagtcaaaatgttggttttgttctatttatttttgggggtggggagagaaggaaaaaaattggtTTTTGCTTCAAGGAGCCTTCCTAAAGAGTAGTAACTCATTTGTTACACACTACCATGGACAAACACTGTTGTTTTGGCTTTCGTGACTGTTCCAATTCAAGTTAATGTGCATAACCCGTATTTTTCTGAAATCCAGTGTGTTCATTTGGACATACATGGGCTGACCCTTGTATTCTCATAGGAAAGGGACTGGCACTTTGGcatcaagaacaaataaaaagtatcatAACTACAACTTATGACTGGGGTCTGGGCTAATTACTAAGGAACGATTCAGCCATAATGGTCTCAGATGTTTCAATGCCCTGTGAACTTACAATTAATAAAGAGACTGCTCATTCTAAGAACCATGCAACCaagaagggagtgagggaagagTTACAAGTCTGATGAAAAATTCAGAGCAAAATATCAATCAGTAATCTCCTTCTCACTTCTGTAATATCTATAAATAAAGTAGAGGGTGAAGAAAAGAATTATatgaataatgataaataaaaagcatatagagaactgggaaaatatttttcattaaatttgccACTTACGCTAATTCAACAAGACGCTTGTGAGAAAAAGAACTAAGGCAGAAAACTAGTTACACTGTTGTTTAGAAATTcttgaaggcaaaataaaaacactgatcAGGTAATCAACGGTTTAATATTAACTGtcttaaaatgtgttattttcaaCTTGAACATCTATGTTATGCCTtggaaattcaaagcaaaaagtaaaatcacaTAGAAAGCCAGAAACGTCATTGACACATCTACACAGATGTTTGCTTGTAGTTTTTGGTATCCAAAACCTTTTTTCCACACATTGCACAGatgcctaaaacaaacaaacaaacaaaacatgtaaGCAATCAAATCATAATACCAACTCATAATACCAATCAAATACCTACTATTAACACTTTGGTTTATTTAAGTCACTCCTGAGgcttaaaacataatttaacagcatcagagaagagaaaaaagcaagcaCGGACTTGAAACTATGAACCAGGTTCTAAGTGTCATCTTGCCTTAGAAAAAAGAGCACTTGATTAACAGGATCGACCCCTGAAACTATGAAAGGGTACTCCTTTTCTATGCTATCTAAGTCAGTGCCAAAAGTAGGCTGGATATGAACAGAAAAACGGTATTGAAAGAAACTTACCCTTTTTGTAGGCACAGCCCTGGCAGTAATGGGAACCCGGCTGATGTACAGAACTTTTACAAATTCTGCAAGTAGAGAACTTATTCTTTCCATATGGATCGAAtctagagttgttttttttttaaagaaagaaaaatgtaaaatagaaaagaaacagttAAATGACTTCCTTTAGGCAACAAATGGGATTAATCCATGCTTTGTTCCCTCTGTCAAACTTTACAGTTGATAGGCACAGCACGCTTGCAGCCAGCtaccctctctcactgctcctgcACAACCCTACCCCTTCCATGTGAGTTGCATGCTTATAAACCACTTATCAGTTGTACTTAATCCCAAGCCTGTTTCTACGAGTTGTATTTGCCAATCTATTTGTATGATATAGTTAAATATTATGGAAACTGATGAAATGTGGGTGCAAAAAGTGACCAATTCTATGAAAGACTATGAGAATGCTTTAGGATGGCTAGATAAATGTGAATCACTGAACTGCCATTGAATTAGGTGAGACAACTTCCAAATACAGGCAAAATCATAAGTGGAAGGACTTGGCACTTTACAAGTTGTCAGTTCTTGCTCTACTTTAAGATATCGGAAATGCGCGTTCTGGTTATGATTTATGTGAGGAAAATGATGAAGAACTCTTATCAGTAGACTCATACTCAAAAGGCCTGTCTCAGTGCCAGATGACTGACGAATGCATGTACACATCATGTGCCATGACTTACAGTAAGGTATGTGTATCTTTTAATGATTGCCTATTTTAGCTGACATTTTCAAGTAATTGATCCAATCCCTTTGCATAGAAGAGTTTCCGCTatataaaaatgccattttaCAGCAGCTGGAGTAGAAAATAATTCCCCCTAAACTGGCTGTAACTTTTGTAACAATACTCATGTACTGAATACCAACACTGTCCTAGACCTGGTTTCTTCTCTTGGGGCACAACAGCTTATTTTCAAAGGTTAATATTTCCAGACCCAAAAGAATGTCACCTTACTCTGCACAAAGGAAGATAGCATAGACACTATTCCTCTTTTTAATAAGGCTCGATTTGTTTGCATCCGTATGTCTAGAGATTACTTTTGTTTAAAACCGTATTTAAtcctaaaatgcacatttttatatGTCTGACATCTTAAATTCATGGCAgagctttttctttattaaagtaATGATACATCTTCTAAATGTTGGTATCTTAGATTCAATGCAATATAATGGTACACTTTCCAAAGTGAGATATTTAGAGTATCCAAAAATAATAGCTATTTATTAATGATATTGGAGTAAGGCTGGGAGCAAAAAGTAACTGGAGGTATCTGAAACTGTATAGTCTGTAAAAATTACAACTTAGTTAATAATAACTGAACTGTCTTAGAAGACATCAATAAGTCAGAGCAATACTTAGTGAGATGCTCTACTGAAGATTAAATCTATTATGCTGTTTTATATCCATTATTTAATAAGCaccattatgtgccaggcactgcaggTAGTAAAagcttcattattattattatcattatcgttattattatttctaatcctTGGGACAATGTCAtgaaataggtattaattctttcagcaaatatacatgagtgcctactatgtgcctgtTACTGTTTTACATACCAAAAATGAGCTTGACAGACAAAGCCTCTACCCTCTCAAGCTGACATTGTAgtgaggagacagacaataagtAAAGGAACAAACATGGTTTTCAGATAGTGATACACACTGTAGAGAAAATTCAAACAGGACACTGTGGCAGAcatgaggagaaggaggggaagacaTTAATTCAGATGCTGGTTAGGGACCCACCCTTAGGAGGTGACATTTCAGCTAGATCCTGGCAACAAGGTGCCAGCTATGTGAATTCTGCAGGATGAGCTCTAGGAGGAGGGAGCAACAAACATAAACCTCTGCCAATGGGAGTGGGCTTGGCCTGTCTGGTGCAGGAGTAGTCCAGCTGGAAGTCAGAGAGGTGGGAGCGGCCAGATCATGGAGAACCTTGTTAGAAGGTGGAAGGGGGCCTAGATTATATTCTaggtgaaaagaaaagcaatgcacGGTTCTGAGAAAAGCACTTATGTGCCTTTTAAAGGACTGCTCTGGTTACTATGAGACTGAATTATAGGGAACTAGAGAGGAAGCAGAAAGATACAAAGTTACTACAGCATCTACCAAATAACAGTGGTTTGGAACAGGGTAACAGCAGTGAAGCAAGTGTATTCAGGTTATATTTTGCTGGTAGAGCTAAAGAATTTACTGATGAAAGGGAAGTGAGGAAAATGTGCAGAATTCTCGCTTTTTGGTTTGCACAACTGGACCGGACAGTGGTGCAGTAAGACTCTGATTATTAGACAAGGACCAAGAGGTTGCCTATTAGACATCAAATTGGTAAGACaagtaggcagttggatatatgTTTGGAGCTCAAAGGAGAAGTCAGGACAGGAGATATAAATCTGAGTTATTAACATACAGTTTGAATTTCAAGTCATTGGACTAAAGTCACTTGAGGAAagattatatatttgtaaatagaaaaaaaaagagaaaggtctAGGATTGAGTCCAGAGGCACTTGACTGAGAAGGAACGGTGAgttgggaggagaaaagagggtgGTACCCCAGAGCCAAGAGAATACAAggttgcaggggtgcctggctggctcagtcagtggagcatgcgagtCCTGATCCTGGGGCTGTGAGTTCAGACCCACACTGGAGGTAGAGCTtacgaaaagaaaagaagagagaagagaagagaagagaagagaagagaagagaagagaagagaagagaagagaagagaagagaagagaagaaaaaaagagagagaatagtaGGTTGCAAAAATGAGAGTTGTTGAAAGGTTAATCGAGATAAGAATAGAGAAGTGGCCATTAGGTGTGATCCTGCTGCCATTAGGTGAGAGCAGCTGCAGGGATTGATGGGGCTGAAGACCCGACCGGAGTGGCAGAAGTTGAGAATGGAACTTAATAGACATTGAGAAAGCCTAAGGCTTTTGAAAACTTTTGCTGTGAAGGGAAGCAAGGAAATGGGATGGCAGCTGGAAGAGTCCATGGAATTTTTAAGACTGGGAATAATAAAGCATGGTGCCAAAAAGTGGTTTTTAGGGTAGGAGACATTTTTATCTCCACTcttagatgaaaaaataaagttcagagAAGTCGAGAAACTGGCTTAACTTCCTTAAGGTCTCAGAGCAAGAGAGTGACAGAGTCTAAATACAAATTtaggtctgactccagagcttcTGATCTGTCCACATCTCTCTATTGCCTCCAATTTGTACAATAATGAAGATCTAGATGAAATAACGTACAGTAAACACAAACCAGGCAGTATTATTGCATACCACACTGAAGCACTTGAATGAAACTGCAAAGTAGTTTTAGGGGGGGTAAGGCCACAAACCAtcgttttgaaaagaaaagaaaagagcagaaaaaaaaaaagaatgagatgaaaTAAAAGTCATGTTTTCTGGTAAAAAAAGAGCAGTAACATCTTCACAAATTGATAGAGTGGGGAGGATCAGGGTGAAACTGGCAGGTTATAACAAATAGCTTGGCTTTGCATGCTGGTACCTGACTCTGTTTAAATCACAACAGAATGATACACACCAAGTTCAGTATGCTTAAGactaaaaagaatggaaagttatgTCTCCACGATGTAGCTGCTCCTTTACCTACCTTGCTTTTTTTGAAGTTAaagctttattttcattcagcttTCTTCCACCACTTTCTATatcaaaatatacacatattttagtGGGTTATTTCTGCACATTTCACCATAACATGTACATTTACCACTTAACAATTTGTTAAAGAGTTCATTCTTAGACCTCCTACCAATAGACTAGCCAATATCAACATTTTCAAAATCTTCATTTAATAGCCATGTTTTTAAGACACcacttaaaaaggaaacatttatgatgaaacaataaaattctggatcatcattttatttctcagacTCAAAACAGGACTTTAGGAACGGGTCTGCATTTAATTTATCTACTGTAAAATCTAGAAGCCATTACTTTGATGCCACTGACCCTGAATACAGTataagtgtttcttttctttccctttgaaaaCATCTTAACTGTATATAATGATATGAAAGTGAAAACAGTGTAAATGATTTAAGAATATAAAAGTCAGGTGAAGAAAGGGGGAATTAAATATATACTCTAATAAAGCTGAATCAAATCAATTACTATGATATACTCATTGGTTGAAAATCATTTAATGATTTTGCTATCTCTTACCTCATAGATTAGGAACCTCTAACATGTAACCAAGAAAACTAAATAGAAGAAGATATTAAATTGTTGGGGGGGATCTAGAGTTCTTTAATATTTAACAGATGAATATTTAACAGAATATTTAACACTTTGTGcacaaaacatttccttttacAAATAGTGTAAAGGCTAAAACATCAGTCACGGGAAATATTTGATTCaacttctattttctaaaaaggaaaaatacctgTGGTATTCCTTGCACCGTCTTTCCATGTGTCTGGAGTGATAACAGTACCAAGTTTCTTTTCACCTGTTATAACAAGATAGTACAATAAGGGGAATTAGGATTTACTGTCTAATAAATACACTACTTTGTGCCTAAAGTTCACAATGGTATCAACTATCTTATTACAGTCGGAGACTTTTCATGCTGGGGTAGGGGCTATGAACTGAGACTGAAGTTACTAGCTGTGGGTAATGGATAACTGACTCTCAGTAAAATCTGTACAGCACAATGGCTTATGATAGGCTTTCCCTGTACCTGTAT from Neofelis nebulosa isolate mNeoNeb1 chromosome 9, mNeoNeb1.pri, whole genome shotgun sequence includes these protein-coding regions:
- the CRIPT gene encoding cysteine-rich PDZ-binding protein, with the protein product MVCEKCEKKLGTVITPDTWKDGARNTTESGGRKLNENKALTSKKARFDPYGKNKFSTCRICKSSVHQPGSHYCQGCAYKKGICAMCGKKVLDTKNYKQTSV